GGCCGAGGCCACTCGTCAGGCGCTGCACATCCGCGTCCGCCACGATGACCCGTGGCTCCACGTGGGCGACCGCGACAAGTCCGGACTCGTGATGCGCAGCGTGGGGCCCGGCCTGGTGGCACGGGTCATCGCGATGGCGCGGGCCTTGGGGTGGACGCCGGAGGAGCGTGGCCCCACTCTCGAGTTCGTCCTGGAGGACGACGCGCGGCTCGTGCCCCTGAAGGAAGGCTAGCGGGGCACGGTGACGTGGAGCACGTCCTCGCCGCGCGGATCCGCGGACTGGGCGAGCACGTGCACGTCGTCCGGCCCCCGGCGCTCCAGGATGAGCGAGGGCGCTTCGAACGTGTTGTCGAAGAAGCCGCCGGTGAGCTGCGGGTTCACCGCGTAGCGCACGCGCTTCAGGGTGCGCAGCTGCGTGAAGAGGCCCTCGTTGAACCACTGCTCGCTGCGCAGCTGCGTCTCGCCGGGCGCGTTGAAGGCCCAGGGCGCGTCCCAGCTCCAGGCGTTGGCGGAGGGCTGCGCGAGCACCTCCACGCCCAGCGCGTCCAGGTACTGCGCGCAGGGCACGAAGTAGGGCTCGCCGGACGTGTGGGGTTCGCGGAAACCGTCGTAGCAGATGAGCGTCCCCAGCTTCCCGAAAGGCGTGTCCAGCACGGGCAGGTCCTCCGGACGGCCCGGGCTCAGGTGCAGCACGTCCTCCTGCGTGGGCACCAGGTTCACCTTGCGCGTGACGGCCACGCAGTGCCCGTCCGGTGAGAACGTGTAGCTGGTGTTGAAGGTGCGCGCGCCCGCGGGCTCGTACTCGGGGGTGTCCGGGCCCAGGCGGTTCGTGGGCAAGAGCGCGCTGCCGGCCACCACCCACAGGCCGAAGTCGCGCGCGATGCCGGAGAAGGTCTCGTACATGGCGCGGTGAACGCGCGGCGCCACCGTGGCGTAGAGGCACTCCTCCAGCGTCGGTGGATGGAAGGCGCTCCACGTGCGGAGCATGCCCCGCCACTCCGCGAGCGCCACGCGCGTCAGGGCACCGTTCGTCGTCTTGCGGCGGCGCACGCGCGACAGGTGCCCCATCAGTCCCAGCGCCGCGCCCACCATCTCCGGCCAGACGGCGAGCGCCGGGTTCAACGGCCGGCCCGAAGCATCCCGGGGGCGCAGTGCGTCCACGCGGGCCGCGAGCGCCCGGTGGTGCGAGGCGAACGTCTCCTGGGAGGCATGGTCATCGAGCGTGACACGCGGCTGGATGGCGAACAGGTCGAGGGAGGGGGTCACGGTGCCGCGAGGATGGCAGCCACCCCCATGCCGCGCGAGCCTCACGGCGATGGACCGTCAGGTTCCGGGAGTACCACCGTCGAGGCCGTGCCCGGAGGCAGTGATGCGCATGAAGAGGACACTCCACGTCGAAGTGCACCCGTTCGTCGACGCGGCGGAGGCGCTCGCGGGACGGAAGGCGAAGGCCCTGGGCGTGGCACCCGACAACACCGTGTGGTGGCTCGCGGACGCGGGAGGCGAGGGTGACGAGGTCCTCCACTTCGCGGACGCCTGGGACACCTGGGAGCGGTTCATGCTGCCTCGCGGTGCACCGGACTTCGACTTCGTCCAGCCGCTTCCTGATGGCGAGGTGCTGCTGGTGAACGGGCGTAGCCGTTACCGCTCGGAGACGGGATACGAGCGCAACGCCCACGTCTACTCGCCCGAAGGCACGTTGCTGCGGGAGCTGACCCTGGGGGACGGCATCGAGGACGTGCAGGCGACGTCCGATGGCCAGGTCTGGGTCAGCTACTTCGACCAAGGCGTCATCGGCGCCCTGGGCAGAGGGGGCGACACTTCAGGGCCTTCAGGGCGGGCCCTGGGCTCCGAGGGCCTGGAGCGCTTCGATGCGCTGGGGCAGCGGCAGGAGAGCGGTGTGTCGATGGCGCTCGGCCTGGGGCAGTACATCCTGGACTGCTACGCGCTCAACGTCGCTTCGGAGCGGGAGACCTGGTTCTACAGCTACTCGGACTTCCCGCTCGTGCGCATGCGGCCCGGGCAGCCCTCCACGGTCTGGTCCTCCCCGGTGCATGGCGCGCGCGCCATCGCCGTCAATGACACGCACGTGTTGTTCGGGGGCAGCTACGACGACAAGCCCCTGCTCCAGCTCTACCGGCTGGACTCCCGGGGCGAGCAGCGCCTGGCTCCGCTGACCCGTGTCGTCCTCACGGACGAGACGGGCCGAGCGTGGCAGCCCTCGTGGCTCAAGGGCCGGGGACCCTGGCTCCACGGCGCGGAAGGGACTCGCCACTTCCGCGTGCACCTGGAGGAGTTGCTCGCCCGCGCGGGGGCTACTTGAGGAAGCCCAGCTCGCGCAGGCGCTGCTTGAGGAACGCGTCCGCGGTGATGGGCGGGTGGCGCGCGGGGTTGTCCGGCGTCTCCGTCTGCGGCAGCGGCTTCAGGATGCAGTCGGAGAACGGGTGCACGAAGAAGGGCATCGAGTAGCGCACGGTGTCCTGCTCCGTGCTGGGCGGGTTCACCACCCGGTGCGTCGTGGACGGGATGACGCCGTTCATCACCCGGCTGAGCATGTCGCCCGAGTCCACGACAATCTGGCCGCGCAGCGTGTCCACCGGGATCCATTCGCCGTCGCGCGTGAGCAGCTCCAGGCCGCCGGCCGTGCCCTCGCACAGGAGCGTGATGAAGTTGATGTCCTCATGCTCCGCGGCGCGCACCGCGCCCGGGATGAAGCGGTCC
This DNA window, taken from Corallococcus coralloides DSM 2259, encodes the following:
- a CDS encoding carbon-nitrogen hydrolase family protein is translated as MTPSLDLFAIQPRVTLDDHASQETFASHHRALAARVDALRPRDASGRPLNPALAVWPEMVGAALGLMGHLSRVRRRKTTNGALTRVALAEWRGMLRTWSAFHPPTLEECLYATVAPRVHRAMYETFSGIARDFGLWVVAGSALLPTNRLGPDTPEYEPAGARTFNTSYTFSPDGHCVAVTRKVNLVPTQEDVLHLSPGRPEDLPVLDTPFGKLGTLICYDGFREPHTSGEPYFVPCAQYLDALGVEVLAQPSANAWSWDAPWAFNAPGETQLRSEQWFNEGLFTQLRTLKRVRYAVNPQLTGGFFDNTFEAPSLILERRGPDDVHVLAQSADPRGEDVLHVTVPR